From one Malus sylvestris chromosome 1, drMalSylv7.2, whole genome shotgun sequence genomic stretch:
- the LOC126613798 gene encoding uncharacterized protein LOC126613798, whose translation MGPEIVDETTQNIQLSPWKCVVRFGKKGKLSPRYIGPYMITERVGEVAYMLELPPELSKVHDVFPVSMLRHYVSDPSHVIPHQPLEINSDLTYDEEPVTILDWKDKELRNKTMHLVKVLWRNHSVEEATWETEDRMREMYPRLFYDY comes from the exons ATGGGCCCGGAGATTGTGGATGAaactactcagaatattcag ctatcaccatGGAAATGTGTTGtgcggtttggaaagaaaggcaagttgagtcctaggtatATTGGACCGTATATGATCACCGAGAGAGTCGGTGAGGTCGCTTACatgcttgagttgcctccagagttgtctaaAGTGCATGATGTATTTCCtgtttcgatgcttcgacattatgtctcAGATCCTTCTCATGTAATACCTCATCAACCGTTGGAAATTAATtcagatttgacttatgatgaggagccaGTAACTAtattggattggaaggataaggagCTAAGGAATAAAACAATGCATTTGGTGAAAGTTTTGTGGAGAAATCACTCAGTGGAAGAGGCCACTTGGGAAACGGaggatcgaatgagagagatgtatccacgcttGTTTTATGACTATTAG